The Astyanax mexicanus isolate ESR-SI-001 chromosome 20, AstMex3_surface, whole genome shotgun sequence genome contains a region encoding:
- the LOC111190347 gene encoding protein NYNRIN-like, which translates to MWKQRSFLTSSGKKIKHHTLINDLLSALLLPSQIAVIKCAAHTSADDPVSRGNAFADHVAKRTAHMTPVTAVQLPTTDQEEPTLQDIQSTATAVEKGQWTKSGCGKQNNVWVHTATNRPCLPKAYMKGLIAIAHGRSHMSKGGILDVIAKYWYAPGLSTLTQNFCSACLTCAQNTHRHKQPLLQQPVGHPPATEPFQHWQVDFVELTPAEGKRFLLVCVCMFSKWVEAFPTGTQDGEAVAKAFLREIISRWGLPKRVSSDNGAPFVHTGLNNLTKYLGIDMRKHCSYHPASAGAVERVNGTIKNGLAKMTQQTGLN; encoded by the coding sequence ATGTGGAAGCAACGCAGTTTCCTGACAAGCTcaggaaagaaaataaaacatcacACACTGATTAATGACTTGCTTTCTGCTTTGTTGCTTCCCTCACAGATTGCAGTAATCAAATGTGCAGCGCACACATCAGCAGATGATCCTGTCAGCAGAGGAAATGCTTTTGCAGACCACGTGGCAAAGCGCACAGCCCACATGACCCCTGTCACCGCCGTACAACTCCCTACAACAGACCAAGAGGAACCAACCTTACAAGACATCCAATCCACAGCCACTGCAGTAGAAAAGGGGCAGTGGACTAAATCAGGGTGTGGTAAACAAAACAATGTGTGGGTGCACACTGCAACAAACAGACCATGTCTCCCGAAAGCATACATGAAGGGGTTAATTGCAATTGCTCATGGGAGGAGTCACATGAGCAAAGGGGGGATTTTAGATGTAATAGCAAAGTATTGGTATGCACCTGGACTCTCCACACTCACTCAAAATTTTTGCTCTGCCTGCCTTACATGtgcacagaacacacacagacacaaacaaccTCTGTTGCAACAGCCTGTAGGTCATCCCCCAGCAACAGAGCCATTTCAACATTGGCAGGTGGACTTTGTGGAACTCACACCAGCAGAAGGGAAAAGGTTTCTCCTGGTCTGTGTATGCATGTTCAGTAAATGGGTCGAAGCTTTCCCCACAGGTACCCAAGATGGAGAAGCAGTAGCAAAAGCATTTCTCAGGGAAATAATTTCAAGGTGGGGCCTGCCGAAACGCGTCTCGAGTGACAATGGCGCTCCCTTTGTACACACAGGGTTGAACAATTTGACCAAGTACTTGGGAATAGACATGAGAAAGCACTGCAGCTACCACCCAGCTAGTGCTGGGGCAGTAGAAAGGGTCAATGGGACCATTAAGAATGGCCTAGCAAAAATGACACAACAAACAGGCCTTAATTGA